One segment of Ureibacillus thermophilus DNA contains the following:
- a CDS encoding sirohydrochlorin chelatase, which produces MTKAILFVGHGSKLEAGNEEVREFVKQTRELIDSSLLVETCFLEFAEPTISQGIKICIEKGASEIYVMPIILLHAGHSKIHIPAEIVEAQEKYPHVKFTYGEVVGIHEDIFQILLERLQEIGFDTQAKHEDTAILLIARGGSDEYANGDFFKITRLLWEKLNVQVVEGAFMGVTEPLVEEGIERCIKLGAKKIIMLPYFLFTGILMERMKSYCERFKEQYPEINIEIAHYFGYHPRLKSVIIERMVQALSGHSNGDKDIQNVQKLMEKGLISHHHHHHEHEHEHHHGHKHHHDYKGCNVQLDEKMEVKP; this is translated from the coding sequence ATGACGAAAGCTATTTTATTTGTAGGACATGGAAGTAAGCTTGAAGCAGGGAATGAAGAAGTAAGAGAATTTGTAAAGCAAACAAGAGAATTAATTGATTCAAGTCTACTAGTAGAAACATGTTTTTTAGAATTTGCTGAACCAACGATTTCTCAAGGTATTAAGATTTGCATCGAAAAAGGTGCCAGTGAAATCTATGTAATGCCGATCATCTTGCTCCATGCAGGACATTCTAAAATTCATATTCCCGCAGAAATTGTAGAGGCGCAAGAAAAATATCCCCATGTGAAATTTACTTATGGTGAAGTTGTGGGAATTCATGAAGATATTTTTCAAATTTTACTGGAACGTCTACAAGAAATCGGTTTTGATACCCAGGCAAAACATGAAGATACAGCCATTTTATTAATTGCCCGGGGAGGAAGCGATGAATATGCCAATGGTGATTTTTTCAAGATTACAAGACTGCTATGGGAGAAGTTAAATGTTCAAGTAGTGGAAGGAGCTTTTATGGGAGTGACAGAACCATTGGTTGAAGAAGGGATTGAACGATGTATAAAGCTTGGTGCTAAAAAAATCATCATGCTTCCATATTTTCTATTTACGGGCATATTAATGGAGCGGATGAAATCCTATTGTGAACGCTTCAAAGAACAATATCCCGAAATAAACATTGAAATTGCCCATTATTTTGGATACCATCCCCGATTAAAATCTGTCATTATTGAACGAATGGTACAAGCATTATCCGGGCATTCGAACGGTGATAAAGATATACAAAATGTTCAAAAGTTAATGGAAAAGGGGCTCATTTCCCACCATCACCATCATCATGAGCATGAACATGAACATCACCATGGTCATAAACATCATCATGATTACAAAGGTTGTAACGTCCAACTTGATGAAAAAATGGAAGTGAAACCATGA
- the cobK gene encoding precorrin-6A reductase, which produces MILFLAGTSDARELAVLLKKEGFPLMATVVTESAAKSLVDKGIEVKVGRLNYEKMYEFSRETGVTMIVDASHPFAEEAHKTAKWVAEQLNIPYIRYEREKLQLEQDFIKFVSSYEEAAELAAKKKGVVMLTTGSKTLEIFANKLLPLNDVRVICRMLPRIDNMQKCEQLGFPQKNIVAMQGPFSKELNIALFKHFGVTLMITKESGKVGAVDEKIEAAKELGIETIVIKRPIIEFGHVFSEMEEIVNWIKNQRNEGAL; this is translated from the coding sequence ATGATTTTATTTCTTGCTGGGACAAGTGATGCACGTGAATTGGCTGTTTTGTTAAAAAAGGAAGGCTTCCCCCTAATGGCTACCGTAGTAACAGAATCTGCAGCCAAAAGTCTTGTTGATAAAGGCATAGAAGTAAAAGTTGGTAGATTAAATTATGAAAAAATGTACGAATTTTCAAGGGAAACCGGGGTGACAATGATTGTAGATGCCAGTCATCCCTTTGCCGAAGAAGCACATAAAACGGCAAAATGGGTTGCCGAACAATTAAATATCCCCTATATCCGCTATGAGAGGGAAAAATTGCAGCTTGAACAGGATTTTATCAAATTTGTTTCATCCTATGAAGAGGCAGCGGAACTTGCAGCAAAGAAAAAAGGAGTTGTCATGCTCACAACAGGCAGTAAAACGCTGGAAATCTTCGCAAATAAATTATTGCCGCTGAATGATGTTCGCGTGATTTGCAGAATGCTTCCCCGAATCGATAATATGCAAAAATGCGAGCAGCTCGGCTTCCCCCAAAAAAATATAGTGGCAATGCAAGGCCCTTTTTCAAAAGAGTTGAATATTGCCTTATTTAAGCATTTCGGTGTGACACTCATGATTACAAAAGAAAGCGGCAAAGTTGGTGCGGTCGATGAAAAAATAGAAGCTGCAAAGGAACTTGGGATTGAAACGATTGTCATTAAAAGACCAATTATAGAATTTGGTCATGTATTTAGTGAAATGGAGGAAATTGTAAATTGGATAAAAAATCAAAGAAATGAGGGTGCATTATGA
- a CDS encoding precorrin-8X methylmutase codes for MNFKPITVDPDKIYDYSFAIIEEEMGEHHFSDMEWQVVRRIIHASADFELGRSVVFSHGAVEAGIKAIREGKHVIADVQMIVSGSGRKRFQKYGGDLHCYISDEDVSQEAKEEGVTRAIMSMRKAAREHEGGIYAIGNAPTALLELIRLVKEGIAKPDLIIGMPVGFVSAAESKEELLKLEGIPYITNIGRKGGSTVTVAALNAISILADQV; via the coding sequence ATGAATTTTAAACCGATTACGGTAGATCCGGATAAGATTTATGATTATAGTTTTGCCATTATCGAAGAAGAAATGGGAGAACATCACTTTTCAGACATGGAATGGCAAGTTGTTCGCCGAATCATTCATGCTTCGGCTGACTTTGAATTAGGAAGAAGTGTTGTATTTTCACATGGTGCTGTTGAAGCGGGCATTAAAGCAATCCGGGAAGGAAAACATGTAATTGCCGATGTCCAAATGATTGTCAGCGGCTCAGGACGGAAACGATTCCAAAAATATGGCGGAGATCTGCATTGTTATATCAGTGATGAAGATGTGTCACAAGAAGCGAAAGAAGAGGGAGTTACTCGGGCTATTATGTCAATGAGAAAAGCCGCTCGTGAACATGAAGGAGGTATATATGCAATAGGCAATGCACCGACTGCATTGTTGGAATTAATTCGTCTTGTTAAGGAAGGCATTGCAAAACCTGACTTAATCATCGGGATGCCTGTTGGCTTTGTTTCAGCAGCTGAGTCGAAGGAGGAGCTGTTGAAACTCGAAGGGATTCCATATATTACGAATATCGGCCGTAAAGGCGGCAGCACTGTAACCGTAGCTGCTTTAAATGCTATTTCAATATTAGCTGATCAGGTGTAA
- a CDS encoding cobalt-precorrin-5B (C(1))-methyltransferase: MQKTKRKSTSELREGYTTGSCATACAKAALIALITKQVQKRVMIHLPIGKDVEFLIEDCNMGDFEVTCSTIKDGGDDPDATHGAIIQATVSWREDGEIFIDGGKGVGRVTKPGLPIEVGLAAINPVPRKMIQTEIENVLKHFEIEKGVNIIISVPDGEEIAKKTLNSRLGIIGGISILGTRGTVVPFSNAAYMASIVQAISVAKASGCEHLVFTTGGRSEKFAMSMFSDLPEVAFIEMGDFVGFAMKHCKKIGIPKVSLVGMMGKFSKLARGSMMLHSKGSQVSFEFLASIAKECGAANESIVKILQANTANEVGEIMRELGCKTFFDKISEHCCKEVIKHVEGGLIVSTAIYSMNGELLGKAENIDAY; the protein is encoded by the coding sequence ATGCAGAAAACAAAGAGAAAGAGTACATCTGAACTACGGGAAGGTTATACAACGGGTTCTTGTGCAACAGCTTGTGCAAAAGCGGCACTAATTGCTTTAATCACAAAACAAGTACAAAAGAGGGTAATGATACATCTGCCAATTGGAAAAGATGTTGAATTTCTAATAGAAGATTGCAACATGGGAGACTTTGAAGTGACGTGTTCAACAATTAAAGACGGCGGGGACGATCCTGATGCAACCCATGGCGCTATTATTCAAGCAACAGTTTCTTGGAGAGAGGACGGGGAAATTTTTATCGATGGCGGCAAAGGAGTAGGCAGGGTCACAAAACCCGGATTGCCGATTGAAGTGGGACTTGCAGCCATTAATCCCGTTCCACGGAAAATGATTCAAACGGAAATTGAAAACGTATTAAAACATTTTGAGATTGAAAAAGGGGTAAATATTATCATTTCTGTTCCCGATGGTGAAGAAATTGCCAAAAAAACATTAAATAGCCGTCTCGGAATCATTGGAGGAATTTCAATATTGGGAACAAGAGGAACAGTTGTTCCTTTTTCTAATGCTGCTTATATGGCAAGTATTGTACAAGCTATATCAGTGGCCAAAGCATCCGGTTGTGAGCATCTTGTTTTTACAACAGGTGGACGAAGCGAAAAATTTGCTATGAGCATGTTTTCCGATCTTCCTGAAGTTGCTTTTATTGAAATGGGCGATTTTGTGGGTTTTGCAATGAAACATTGCAAAAAAATCGGCATTCCAAAAGTTTCTTTGGTTGGAATGATGGGAAAATTTTCAAAACTTGCCCGAGGTTCGATGATGCTCCACTCAAAAGGTTCTCAAGTAAGTTTTGAATTTCTTGCTTCCATTGCTAAAGAATGTGGAGCTGCAAATGAAAGCATCGTAAAAATTCTTCAAGCGAACACAGCGAATGAAGTTGGGGAAATCATGAGAGAACTAGGATGCAAGACCTTTTTTGACAAAATATCGGAACATTGCTGTAAAGAAGTAATTAAACATGTGGAAGGCGGATTGATTGTTTCGACTGCGATTTATTCAATGAATGGAGAATTATTAGGAAAGGCGGAAAATATTGATGCCTATTAA
- the cbiE gene encoding precorrin-6y C5,15-methyltransferase (decarboxylating) subunit CbiE, which produces MPIKLIGIGDNGVHGLHPQLIEWIENAEVLVGGERLLSFFPNFKGEKIVLKTKIMRIVEQLGKRNQNIVILASGDPLFYGIGGLLSKKIPVEIYPYISSIQLAAAKFGISWQDAYFVSIHGRPIKGLAQKIDGKKKVFILTDENNSPNTLAKYLLEFGMTEYEAYIAENLQGEEERCRKMTLEEMEKSSFSPLNVVILVQTQEAKKWPLGIEDEEFYQRKPEKGLITKKEVRVLSVSALNINAQSVVWDIGTCTGSVAIEAGKIAKEGKIYAIEKNEEDIANCLRNQKKFRVDFTVVHGKAPGGLDEFPDPDAIFIGGTGGNMEELLTVCCQRLKNDGRIVLNLATIENLYESIKILNRLGFHTEVTQVQIARSKPILSLTRLAPLNPVFIVSAKRKEDGNE; this is translated from the coding sequence ATGCCTATTAAATTGATTGGAATTGGAGACAACGGTGTACATGGACTTCATCCCCAATTAATTGAGTGGATTGAAAATGCGGAAGTTCTTGTTGGAGGAGAAAGACTCTTATCATTTTTCCCAAATTTTAAAGGTGAAAAAATCGTATTAAAAACAAAAATAATGAGGATAGTTGAACAACTTGGAAAAAGGAATCAGAACATTGTGATTCTAGCTTCCGGAGATCCCTTGTTTTATGGTATAGGCGGACTTTTATCAAAAAAAATCCCGGTTGAAATCTATCCCTATATCAGTTCAATACAACTTGCAGCGGCAAAATTTGGAATCAGTTGGCAAGATGCCTATTTTGTCAGCATACATGGACGCCCAATAAAAGGCCTTGCTCAAAAAATCGATGGAAAAAAGAAAGTGTTTATATTAACAGATGAAAATAATTCTCCAAATACTCTAGCAAAATATTTGCTAGAGTTTGGTATGACTGAGTATGAAGCTTATATTGCTGAAAACTTGCAAGGGGAAGAGGAGCGTTGCAGAAAAATGACGTTGGAAGAAATGGAGAAATCCAGTTTCTCTCCATTAAATGTTGTGATTTTAGTTCAAACTCAAGAAGCAAAAAAATGGCCGCTTGGCATTGAAGATGAAGAGTTTTATCAACGAAAGCCGGAAAAAGGATTAATAACGAAAAAGGAAGTTCGTGTATTATCCGTTAGCGCTTTGAATATAAACGCACAAAGCGTTGTGTGGGATATCGGGACATGCACCGGTTCTGTCGCGATTGAAGCTGGGAAAATTGCAAAAGAAGGAAAGATATATGCCATTGAAAAAAATGAAGAAGACATCGCAAACTGTCTCCGTAATCAAAAAAAATTTCGGGTGGATTTCACGGTAGTACACGGAAAAGCGCCGGGAGGCCTTGATGAGTTTCCCGATCCGGATGCCATTTTCATTGGTGGTACAGGCGGCAACATGGAGGAATTATTAACTGTATGTTGTCAAAGGTTGAAAAATGATGGACGCATCGTGTTAAATCTAGCAACAATCGAAAACTTATATGAATCAATCAAGATATTGAACAGATTAGGATTCCATACAGAAGTTACCCAAGTACAAATCGCAAGAAGTAAACCGATCTTATCATTGACCCGGTTAGCTCCATTAAATCCCGTGTTTATTGTAAGTGCAAAACGAAAGGAAGATGGAAATGAATAA
- the cobI gene encoding precorrin-2 C(20)-methyltransferase: MNKGTLYGIGVGPGDPELITLKAFRTLQECPVIAYPKKMRGSKSYAYKIAEVFIRPEEKEMLGLIFPMTKDEEVLKREWNKAVDEIYGKIANGKDVAFVTEGDPLLYSTFIHLMKLMSEKYPDVKIQAVPGISSINGAASCLNIPLADGDEQVAIIPANDDVDKMRKAIETHDAVVFIKVAKVIDLMLEILRDLGLENKAHVVTKVTSEEEIIWSIDELDGADLNYLTLMVVRK; this comes from the coding sequence ATGAATAAAGGGACTCTATACGGAATAGGTGTTGGACCTGGAGATCCTGAATTAATTACTTTAAAAGCTTTTCGCACACTTCAAGAATGTCCAGTCATTGCTTATCCAAAAAAAATGCGAGGTTCAAAAAGTTATGCATACAAAATTGCAGAAGTTTTTATACGGCCTGAAGAAAAGGAAATGTTGGGCCTAATATTTCCAATGACGAAAGATGAAGAAGTATTAAAAAGGGAATGGAATAAAGCCGTTGATGAAATCTATGGGAAAATTGCCAATGGAAAAGATGTGGCGTTTGTTACGGAAGGGGATCCGCTATTATATAGCACTTTTATTCATTTAATGAAGTTAATGAGCGAAAAATATCCAGATGTCAAAATTCAAGCAGTTCCTGGCATTTCCTCTATTAACGGTGCAGCTTCCTGTCTAAACATTCCTCTGGCTGATGGTGATGAACAAGTCGCGATTATACCTGCAAATGATGATGTCGATAAAATGAGAAAAGCGATTGAAACCCATGATGCTGTTGTATTTATTAAAGTTGCAAAGGTCATAGATTTGATGCTGGAAATTCTTCGGGATTTGGGCTTGGAAAACAAAGCACACGTAGTGACAAAAGTAACATCTGAAGAAGAAATAATCTGGAGCATCGATGAATTGGACGGTGCGGATTTAAATTATTTAACGTTAATGGTGGTGCGAAAATGA
- the cobM gene encoding precorrin-4 C(11)-methyltransferase — translation MKKIWIIGAGPGDPDLITVKGLHILQQSDCILYTDSLVNEELIAKAKKEAEIIKTSGMNLEEIVSIIVDRVDRGKKVARVHTGDPSLYGAIAEQIALLKKEGIEVEIIPGVSSVFASAAAVQAELTIPELTQTLILTRAEGRTPVPEKEKLKDLASHHCTIALFLSATLTKKIMKELKEAGWQDDTPVAVIQKATWPDQKIVRTTLAQLDEAMKENGIRKHAMILAGWALDPNIYEKNSYRSKLYDAEFTHGYRKGVSK, via the coding sequence ATGAAAAAAATATGGATTATTGGAGCTGGTCCGGGCGATCCCGATTTAATCACGGTGAAGGGTTTACATATTTTGCAACAATCAGATTGTATTCTCTATACAGACTCTCTTGTGAATGAAGAGTTAATTGCCAAAGCAAAGAAAGAAGCAGAAATAATAAAAACGAGCGGAATGAATTTGGAAGAAATTGTATCAATCATTGTAGATCGGGTGGACCGTGGGAAAAAAGTTGCACGTGTTCATACCGGTGATCCATCGTTGTATGGTGCTATTGCAGAACAAATCGCATTACTAAAAAAAGAAGGCATTGAAGTTGAAATCATTCCGGGTGTGAGTTCAGTTTTTGCTTCAGCAGCAGCAGTACAAGCAGAACTGACAATTCCCGAATTAACTCAAACTCTGATTTTAACCCGAGCAGAAGGACGAACGCCTGTACCGGAAAAAGAAAAATTAAAAGATTTGGCAAGCCATCATTGTACAATCGCTCTTTTCCTCAGTGCCACTTTAACGAAAAAAATCATGAAGGAATTGAAAGAAGCAGGCTGGCAAGATGATACGCCTGTAGCTGTTATTCAAAAAGCTACTTGGCCAGATCAAAAAATCGTTCGAACGACACTTGCTCAACTTGATGAAGCAATGAAAGAAAATGGGATTCGCAAACATGCCATGATATTGGCTGGATGGGCACTTGATCCAAACATTTATGAAAAGAATTCTTATCGTTCGAAACTTTACGATGCCGAGTTTACCCACGGCTATAGGAAAGGAGTTTCAAAGTGA
- a CDS encoding cobalt-precorrin 5A hydrolase has product MIQLAEEEIPKINQKNDYAIVAITKHSAEIARKLRGLFPNGDLYYPHKFAKGDEEGLGIQLYDGNVRILLSAIFYKYKGLILFISLGAVVRMIAPLLKDKKIDPAVVVIDDRGKNVISVLSGHLGGANELTREIAALLHANPVITTASDVQQTIAVDLFGSRFGWVWDSEEHLTKVSAAVVNEEPVAIVQESGERSWWLYDHPLPKNIMLYPTILDAIDAKPSGALIITHRLLAPEEKSILQCGIIFRPKVIVIGIGCNRGTSGEEIQSVIEETLLELGFSSKSIKAICTIDLKKDEEGLLKVVEERKVEFCTYTAKELNEMHIEEPSETVYKYTGAYSVSEAAAKRYLQSDSLVLVKKKSGNVTISVGVLEHKEDYPWQKE; this is encoded by the coding sequence GTGATTCAACTAGCGGAGGAGGAAATTCCGAAAATCAATCAAAAGAATGATTATGCGATTGTAGCGATTACAAAACATAGCGCAGAAATTGCGAGAAAATTAAGAGGACTTTTTCCAAATGGCGACTTGTATTATCCGCATAAGTTTGCCAAAGGTGATGAAGAGGGTCTGGGAATTCAGTTATATGATGGCAATGTTCGGATTCTGCTTTCAGCCATTTTTTATAAATATAAAGGTCTCATTTTGTTTATTTCTCTTGGTGCAGTTGTTCGCATGATTGCACCACTATTAAAAGATAAAAAAATCGATCCGGCAGTCGTTGTCATCGATGATCGGGGTAAAAATGTAATCAGTGTGCTTTCAGGCCATTTAGGTGGTGCGAATGAATTAACGAGAGAAATCGCCGCATTGCTTCACGCAAATCCCGTTATTACCACAGCATCTGATGTTCAACAAACCATCGCCGTAGATTTATTTGGCTCCAGATTCGGATGGGTTTGGGATTCCGAAGAACATTTGACCAAGGTAAGTGCGGCTGTCGTCAACGAAGAACCAGTTGCCATAGTGCAGGAAAGTGGAGAGCGTTCTTGGTGGTTATATGATCATCCATTACCGAAAAATATCATGTTATATCCGACAATTTTGGACGCAATCGATGCGAAGCCAAGCGGTGCTTTAATAATCACGCATCGCTTACTTGCCCCGGAAGAAAAATCAATATTGCAATGCGGTATTATTTTTAGACCAAAAGTGATCGTAATAGGCATCGGTTGTAATCGCGGAACAAGCGGGGAGGAGATTCAGTCAGTCATTGAAGAGACGTTGCTTGAGTTGGGATTTTCTTCAAAAAGTATAAAAGCGATATGCACCATTGACTTAAAGAAAGATGAAGAAGGTTTATTAAAAGTGGTGGAAGAACGAAAAGTGGAATTTTGTACGTATACAGCCAAGGAACTTAATGAAATGCATATCGAAGAACCATCAGAAACGGTTTATAAATATACAGGAGCATATTCCGTGAGTGAAGCAGCAGCGAAACGGTATTTACAATCGGATTCCCTTGTCCTTGTCAAAAAGAAAAGCGGCAATGTAACGATTTCTGTAGGGGTTCTAGAACATAAGGAGGATTATCCGTGGCAAAAAGAGTAA
- a CDS encoding cobyrinate a,c-diamide synthase produces MIAGTSSGVGKTTLTIGIMAALKKRNLVVQGFKCGPDYIDPSYHTAVTKRVSRNIDSWMLSREVIRDIVERSGRDADISIIEGVMGYFDGKSPLENTGSAAEIAVITESPVLLVVDCSGMARSAAAIVKGFQTLHEPSQIVGVIANRVGSEGHFNIVKTAIEQECKIPVIGYMKKNNDLHLPSRHLGLIPAIERGELDSYFDSLAQEVEKTIDLNRLLSISETNNLQEVENSIFHEDPKVNVIIAVAKDAAFNFYYEENIQLLKSRGAEIQYFSPLANEPVPEDADGLYIGGGFPEEFAEQLANNEVSKQSIKELIENGLPTVAECGGFMYLTKSIQSTEGISYPMVGIIDGNVMMQPKLAALGYREIVGVNNNFLMGEGEAAKGHEFHYSTFIPNTEQVPAYVLKSRFGQKQDGCVVHSLIAGYVHFHFASNPKLIDNWLNACLKYQQQKRK; encoded by the coding sequence ATGATTGCAGGTACATCGAGCGGTGTTGGAAAAACAACTTTAACAATCGGAATTATGGCTGCACTGAAAAAGAGAAATTTAGTCGTCCAAGGCTTTAAATGCGGTCCTGATTATATCGATCCATCTTATCATACTGCCGTTACAAAACGAGTTTCCCGAAATATCGATAGCTGGATGTTAAGCCGCGAAGTAATCCGTGATATTGTAGAACGGTCTGGCCGCGATGCAGATATTTCAATTATCGAAGGGGTGATGGGGTATTTTGATGGCAAAAGTCCATTGGAAAATACCGGATCCGCTGCTGAAATCGCTGTCATTACTGAAAGTCCAGTTCTGCTGGTGGTGGATTGCTCAGGCATGGCAAGAAGTGCAGCAGCAATTGTCAAAGGTTTTCAAACTCTGCATGAACCATCGCAAATCGTTGGTGTAATTGCCAACAGAGTTGGAAGCGAGGGCCATTTTAACATTGTAAAAACAGCCATTGAACAAGAATGTAAAATTCCGGTAATCGGCTATATGAAGAAAAACAATGATCTCCATTTGCCAAGCAGGCATCTCGGATTAATTCCGGCTATTGAAAGGGGAGAATTGGATTCTTATTTTGATTCGCTGGCACAAGAAGTAGAAAAAACCATTGATCTCAACCGGCTATTAAGCATTTCTGAAACGAACAATTTACAAGAAGTTGAAAATTCTATTTTTCACGAAGATCCAAAGGTAAATGTAATAATCGCCGTTGCAAAGGATGCGGCCTTTAATTTTTATTACGAAGAAAATATACAATTACTTAAATCGCGAGGGGCTGAAATTCAATATTTTTCCCCATTAGCGAACGAACCGGTACCTGAAGATGCAGATGGATTATATATTGGCGGGGGCTTTCCGGAAGAATTCGCAGAACAGCTTGCAAATAATGAAGTTTCAAAACAATCCATTAAAGAACTGATTGAAAACGGGCTTCCAACAGTGGCTGAATGTGGAGGGTTCATGTACTTGACAAAATCCATCCAGTCAACTGAAGGTATAAGCTATCCAATGGTCGGGATCATTGATGGAAACGTTATGATGCAACCTAAACTTGCAGCTCTTGGTTACCGGGAAATTGTTGGAGTAAACAACAATTTCCTCATGGGAGAAGGAGAGGCGGCAAAAGGCCATGAATTCCATTATTCCACTTTTATACCAAATACAGAGCAGGTGCCGGCTTATGTATTGAAAAGTCGATTTGGACAAAAACAGGATGGTTGTGTTGTCCATTCATTAATTGCAGGATATGTCCATTTCCATTTCGCATCCAATCCGAAGCTGATCGATAACTGGTTGAATGCTTGTTTAAAATATCAACAACAGAAACGGAAATAA
- the cobA gene encoding uroporphyrinogen-III C-methyltransferase, which translates to MSKGKVYLVGAGPGDEKLITVKGLECIQQSDCIVYDRLINPSLLGYAPKNAERIYCGKLPGKHMLIQEEIHEILVQKALEGKIVTRLKGGDPGIFGRVGEEASVLKQHGIPFEIVPGVTASVAAAEYAGIPLTHREYASSVALVTGHGCKENGSDHLNWRALSGIDTIAFYMGVGNLQNICRQLMQNGKAPGTPVAIIENGTTKVQRTISGTLDTISQLAASEKITNPAMIIVGEVVKVREQAMWFEDTLYKTKNNTNTQ; encoded by the coding sequence ATGAGCAAAGGAAAAGTATATTTAGTAGGAGCTGGACCTGGAGATGAAAAATTGATCACAGTCAAGGGGCTCGAATGCATACAGCAATCAGACTGCATTGTGTATGATCGGCTTATAAATCCATCATTGCTAGGGTATGCTCCCAAAAATGCAGAACGCATTTATTGCGGTAAATTGCCTGGAAAACATATGCTCATTCAAGAGGAAATTCATGAAATTCTTGTACAAAAAGCATTGGAAGGAAAGATTGTTACGAGATTAAAGGGAGGGGATCCCGGTATTTTTGGAAGAGTAGGAGAAGAAGCCAGTGTCCTCAAGCAGCATGGGATTCCCTTTGAAATTGTGCCTGGCGTTACTGCAAGTGTTGCAGCAGCCGAGTATGCCGGGATTCCATTAACCCATCGCGAATATGCATCCAGTGTTGCCCTTGTTACAGGACACGGATGTAAAGAAAATGGTTCTGATCATTTAAATTGGAGAGCACTCTCTGGAATCGATACGATTGCTTTTTATATGGGAGTTGGGAATTTACAGAATATTTGCCGTCAATTAATGCAAAATGGCAAAGCCCCCGGTACTCCGGTCGCGATTATCGAAAATGGTACGACGAAGGTACAACGAACCATTTCTGGAACATTAGATACGATTTCCCAATTGGCTGCGAGCGAAAAGATTACAAATCCTGCCATGATCATTGTGGGTGAAGTTGTAAAGGTAAGAGAACAAGCAATGTGGTTTGAAGATACCTTATATAAAACAAAAAACAATACCAATACACAATAA
- a CDS encoding cob(I)yrinic acid a,c-diamide adenosyltransferase, giving the protein MKHKGLTLIYTGDGKGKTTAALGLTLRAIGRGMNVCFLQFIKSKQRIYGEAIALEKLGVAMEQLGLGCISQGEEGKGSVKVEQLGIGFTWTKTPEEHREALKKGWEIAKQALQDPTIDLLVLDELNNALSITNFPVDDVIPLDEVITALQNRPTHMNVVITGRNAKQELIDIADLVSTIDCTKHYYNEGISAVKGLEF; this is encoded by the coding sequence ATGAAACATAAAGGACTCACTTTAATATATACTGGTGATGGAAAAGGGAAAACGACTGCAGCGTTGGGACTAACATTGCGTGCAATTGGCCGTGGAATGAATGTCTGTTTTTTACAGTTCATTAAATCGAAACAACGTATTTACGGTGAAGCCATTGCCTTAGAAAAATTAGGAGTTGCAATGGAACAATTAGGCCTCGGTTGCATTAGCCAAGGCGAAGAAGGGAAAGGCTCCGTTAAGGTTGAACAATTAGGAATCGGATTTACATGGACGAAGACACCGGAAGAGCATCGGGAAGCTTTGAAAAAAGGGTGGGAAATTGCAAAACAAGCCCTCCAAGATCCAACGATTGATTTATTAGTGTTGGATGAACTAAACAATGCTCTCAGTATTACAAACTTTCCGGTTGATGACGTAATTCCTCTTGATGAAGTGATCACAGCACTTCAAAATCGTCCAACACATATGAATGTCGTGATTACAGGCCGTAATGCGAAACAAGAATTGATCGACATTGCAGATTTGGTTTCGACTATCGATTGTACGAAACATTATTATAATGAAGGAATTTCGGCGGTAAAAGGCCTGGAATTTTAA